One genomic window of Methanosphaera sp. ISO3-F5 includes the following:
- a CDS encoding 4Fe-4S binding protein, with protein MITKKECLEQIREVIDGVLSTVDENGNSQSRIIDIMHIDEDTIYFLTARGKNVYKELINHPQISYVNLKDNKSVRINGIAKKLDDQKKWIDLMFEENPFMNNVYPGESRYILEPFKVVSGEIEYFDLTQKPIFRQNFKINNGTISEKGYLITEKCIECRLCAKICPQKIINEGKPYTISKENCLHCGLCYENCPAKAIKILNK; from the coding sequence ATGATTACTAAAAAAGAATGTTTAGAACAAATACGCGAAGTTATTGATGGAGTACTCAGCACAGTTGATGAAAATGGCAATAGTCAAAGCAGAATCATTGATATCATGCATATTGACGAAGACACCATTTACTTTTTAACTGCACGAGGAAAAAACGTTTATAAAGAACTAATTAATCACCCACAGATAAGCTACGTGAATTTAAAAGATAACAAATCTGTAAGAATTAATGGTATAGCAAAAAAATTAGACGACCAAAAAAAGTGGATTGACCTGATGTTTGAAGAAAATCCTTTTATGAACAATGTATACCCAGGAGAAAGCAGATACATTCTTGAACCATTCAAAGTAGTTAGTGGAGAAATAGAATATTTTGATTTAACTCAAAAACCCATATTTAGACAAAATTTTAAAATCAACAATGGGACGATAAGTGAAAAAGGATACCTGATTACAGAAAAATGTATCGAATGTAGATTATGTGCAAAAATATGTCCTCAGAAAATAATAAACGAAGGAAAACCCTACACCATATCTAAAGAAAATTGTTTACATTGCGGACTATGTTATGAAAACTGTCCTGCAAAAGCAATAAAAATCTTAAACAAATAA
- a CDS encoding helix-turn-helix domain-containing protein, translating into MENEVNIEKCPIDIALTIINKKWVILIIRDMFFGKKHFNEFKENKPQLSNKVLSNCLKDMENNGLIKRNEDENSNITYELTEKGLALNKVLYELVRFTLYTDLNNTYYNRENQQKVEDLFKKVLKIK; encoded by the coding sequence ATGGAAAATGAAGTAAACATAGAAAAATGTCCAATAGACATAGCCCTAACCATAATTAACAAGAAATGGGTAATCTTAATAATTAGAGACATGTTCTTTGGAAAAAAACATTTCAACGAATTCAAAGAAAACAAACCACAACTATCCAACAAAGTATTATCAAACTGCCTAAAAGATATGGAAAATAATGGTTTAATAAAAAGAAATGAAGATGAAAATTCAAACATAACATACGAACTAACAGAAAAAGGCTTAGCATTAAACAAAGTACTATATGAACTAGTACGATTCACATTATACACTGACTTAAACAATACATACTACAATCGAGAAAATCAGCAAAAAGTCGAAGATCTATTCAAAAAAGTACTTAAAATAAAATAA
- a CDS encoding radical SAM protein, producing the protein MTEFFASQWHITDDCDQRCKHCYIFSEENNKPIITMSYTIIEKVFQNCIRMCEKTGRKAYFILTGGDPILHPDFWKILGLFKENNIPFGILGNPFHLNDTVCQKLHSYGCKFYQLSLDGLKETHDYFRKKAHITQH; encoded by the coding sequence ATGACAGAATTTTTTGCTTCCCAATGGCATATAACAGATGATTGTGACCAACGATGCAAGCACTGTTATATATTCTCAGAAGAAAACAATAAACCAATTATAACAATGAGTTATACTATAATAGAAAAAGTATTCCAAAATTGTATAAGGATGTGTGAAAAAACAGGTAGAAAAGCATACTTTATATTAACAGGCGGCGACCCAATACTACATCCCGACTTCTGGAAAATTCTAGGACTATTCAAGGAAAACAACATTCCTTTTGGAATACTGGGCAATCCATTTCATTTAAATGACACAGTTTGCCAGAAATTACATTCATACGGGTGCAAATTTTATCAATTATCCTTAGATGGATTAAAAGAAACACATGACTACTTCAGAAAGAAGGCTCATATAACACAACACTAG
- a CDS encoding SPASM domain-containing protein — MTTVSKININEIPEIIDTVVEHGADLFSFARYCPTSIEKSSQMTPEEYHNLLETCWEKFKKYEKSDTNFNLKDHLWTLFLYEKGLFTIPSDLEEDFIYDGCNCGNSHITILPNGDVYACRRMESKVGNALDEEIYDIFFGEQMNHYRQYEKFEKCSKCELLRFCRGCPAVSYGTTHNMYSADPQCWKEV, encoded by the coding sequence ATGACCACAGTTTCAAAGATTAACATCAATGAAATACCCGAGATTATCGACACAGTCGTAGAGCATGGTGCAGATTTATTCTCTTTTGCAAGATACTGTCCAACAAGCATAGAAAAAAGTTCACAAATGACACCAGAAGAATATCATAACCTACTAGAAACATGCTGGGAAAAATTTAAAAAATATGAAAAATCAGATACCAATTTTAACCTTAAAGATCATCTATGGACATTATTCCTCTACGAAAAAGGCCTCTTCACAATACCCTCTGATTTAGAGGAAGATTTTATATATGATGGGTGTAACTGTGGAAATTCACATATAACAATATTGCCTAATGGAGATGTATATGCCTGTCGGAGAATGGAAAGTAAAGTAGGTAATGCATTAGATGAAGAAATATATGACATATTCTTTGGAGAACAAATGAATCATTACAGGCAATATGAAAAGTTTGAAAAATGCAGTAAATGTGAATTATTAAGATTTTGCAGAGGATGTCCAGCAGTAAGTTATGGAACAACACATAACATGTACTCAGCAGACCCACAATGCTGGAAGGAAGTATGA
- a CDS encoding zinc-binding dehydrogenase, which yields MKAVLLEKCCNADELKVVNIKKPTLKEGYLLVQINAFGINRSEIILRQYEAEEDYIKLPVVPGIECVGTVVKSSDTNFNVGDKVISLMGGMGRSFNGSYQEYALLPIKNTFKISDNVMNKLSTEEIASMPETYFTAYASLFECLQLSSHDTLLIRGATSATGIAALKLARAYGCKIIATTRNNERINKLSSLGADYVVIDDGNISEKVKEIYLEGVDKILELVGPQTLNDSFKALKKHGICCVTGILGNKELIENFDPIKDVPNAKYLTSFFSNYPNQEIIDNIFEYIINNNIKPQISRVYNSLEDISKAHELMESNNAQGKIIIKLKDF from the coding sequence ATGAAAGCAGTACTATTAGAAAAATGTTGCAATGCAGATGAATTAAAAGTAGTTAACATCAAAAAACCAACATTAAAGGAAGGTTACTTATTAGTACAAATAAATGCTTTTGGAATAAATCGTTCAGAAATAATTTTAAGACAATATGAAGCAGAAGAGGATTATATTAAACTACCAGTAGTACCAGGAATTGAATGTGTTGGCACAGTAGTAAAATCTTCCGACACTAATTTTAATGTAGGTGATAAAGTTATTTCCCTAATGGGTGGAATGGGAAGAAGCTTTAATGGCAGTTATCAGGAATATGCATTACTACCCATAAAAAACACGTTCAAAATATCAGATAATGTTATGAATAAATTAAGTACTGAAGAAATTGCAAGCATGCCAGAAACATATTTTACAGCTTATGCTTCATTATTTGAATGCTTACAATTATCCTCCCATGATACTTTATTAATACGTGGAGCTACAAGTGCAACAGGAATAGCAGCACTAAAATTAGCAAGAGCATATGGATGTAAAATTATAGCCACAACAAGAAATAATGAAAGAATAAATAAGTTATCCAGTTTAGGTGCAGATTATGTGGTAATTGATGATGGTAACATATCAGAAAAAGTGAAAGAAATTTATTTGGAAGGTGTGGATAAGATTTTAGAATTGGTTGGTCCACAAACATTAAATGACTCATTTAAAGCATTAAAAAAGCATGGAATTTGTTGTGTAACAGGAATCCTTGGAAACAAAGAGTTAATTGAAAATTTTGATCCAATTAAAGATGTTCCTAATGCAAAATATTTAACCTCATTTTTCAGCAATTACCCAAATCAGGAAATTATAGATAACATATTTGAATATATAATAAATAACAATATTAAACCACAAATATCCAGAGTATACAATAGTTTAGAGGATATTAGCAAAGCACATGAACTAATGGAAAGCAATAATGCTCAAGGAAAAATCATTATTAAATTAAAAGATTTTTAA
- a CDS encoding DUF262 domain-containing protein, with protein MGYEKKSIKDILDYINRGEIYLPAIQRKYVWTDDQITRLLDSIMLGYPIGTFLFWKVKKAIINDKEYSMYEFIKDYHDRDMNNNPPAPQPFPNPGDETMWAVLDGQQRLTSLYIALQGSMSRKLPRKRWNNDDAFPKKELYFDLSSEKIDDEDITYTFKFLTVEDVKKNKDNRIWYKVKDILKYSTEDLAEVILNSDFATNEVARKNLSRLHTRLVRDDIINYFEVVNDSIDSVLDIFVRVNSGGTVLSKTDLLFSTIVSHWDDARDKIDDLLSEINGIGKGFKFSNDFIMRTCLYLLDMSVTLKVETFKKDSVLKIKDNWENISNSIKNTVKLLNEFGFNSENMISYGAVIPMVYYIYNGGDFKENSNKNELRKYIVIAQLKQIFGTASLDSLKKIRDALKKAPNDSFSMSYFNHVKFTGDRTLVYTSDEIDSMFDTYEMGSYTFMILSLLYPELNYDEIEFHQDHMHPHTNFEEENLNDLILPDNNVIDENTKEEWKRRRDTLANLQLLEGRKNEHKNSMPLTDWLDEYGKEKVKYLPENISYELSNFEEFMTKRQELMSKELKKLLL; from the coding sequence GAAAATATGTATGGACTGATGATCAGATTACAAGATTGTTGGACTCAATTATGTTAGGATATCCAATTGGTACATTTTTGTTTTGGAAAGTAAAGAAAGCAATTATAAATGATAAAGAGTATTCAATGTATGAATTTATAAAAGATTATCATGATAGAGATATGAATAATAATCCACCAGCACCACAACCATTTCCCAATCCGGGTGATGAAACTATGTGGGCAGTTTTAGATGGGCAACAGAGACTTACATCATTATATATTGCTCTTCAAGGGAGTATGAGTAGAAAACTTCCTAGAAAACGATGGAATAACGATGATGCTTTTCCAAAAAAAGAATTATATTTTGATTTAAGTAGTGAAAAGATTGATGATGAGGACATCACTTATACTTTTAAATTTTTAACTGTTGAAGATGTTAAAAAGAATAAAGATAATAGAATATGGTATAAAGTAAAGGATATTCTTAAATATTCAACTGAAGATTTGGCAGAAGTGATACTTAACAGTGACTTTGCAACAAATGAAGTTGCTAGAAAAAATTTGTCTCGATTACATACAAGATTAGTTCGTGATGATATAATAAATTATTTTGAAGTTGTAAATGATTCTATTGATAGTGTTTTAGATATTTTTGTAAGGGTAAATTCAGGAGGAACTGTACTATCAAAGACTGATTTGTTATTTTCAACTATTGTTTCTCATTGGGATGATGCTAGAGATAAGATTGATGATTTGCTTTCTGAAATTAATGGAATAGGGAAAGGATTCAAATTTTCTAATGATTTTATAATGCGCACATGCCTTTATCTATTAGATATGTCAGTGACATTAAAAGTAGAAACTTTCAAAAAGGATAGTGTACTGAAAATTAAAGATAATTGGGAAAATATTAGTAATTCCATTAAAAACACCGTGAAATTGTTAAACGAATTTGGATTTAATTCAGAGAATATGATTTCTTATGGTGCAGTAATTCCTATGGTTTATTATATATATAATGGTGGAGATTTTAAAGAAAACAGTAATAAAAACGAGTTAAGAAAATATATAGTCATAGCACAATTAAAACAGATTTTTGGTACAGCATCTCTAGATTCGTTGAAAAAAATAAGGGATGCATTAAAAAAAGCACCAAATGATTCCTTTAGTATGTCATATTTTAATCATGTTAAATTTACTGGTGATAGAACACTCGTTTACACTTCAGATGAAATTGATTCAATGTTTGATACATACGAAATGGGTTCATATACTTTCATGATTTTATCTCTATTGTACCCTGAATTGAATTATGATGAAATTGAATTCCATCAAGATCATATGCATCCACACACAAATTTTGAAGAAGAAAATCTTAATGACTTAATTCTTCCAGACAATAATGTGATTGATGAGAATACAAAAGAAGAATGGAAGAGACGTAGAGACACATTGGCAAATTTACAGTTGTTAGAAGGAAGAAAAAACGAACATAAAAATTCAATGCCACTTACAGATTGGCTTGACGAATATGGTAAAGAAAAAGTGAAATATCTTCCAGAGAATATATCATATGAACTTTCTAATTTCGAAGAGTTTATGACAAAACGACAAGAATTAATGAGCAAAGAATTAAAAAAATTATTATTATGA